The Montipora capricornis isolate CH-2021 chromosome 6, ASM3666992v2, whole genome shotgun sequence genome has a window encoding:
- the LOC138050916 gene encoding protein NLRC3-like, whose translation MTSIFTSHEDCQHPRFVLIEGKPGVGKTTYCQKLAYDWATKQDREWDESFPRVEVLLLLRCRQIKYSIWEAIDNQILLEEIDPELKETFFRFVRENPSKVLLVLDGFNEADPQNLAVYLSLIQRKQLPGCHIVLTSRHEAENKVRPYSDTLLEIVGFSQSDAKCFIRKYFRHEEQMAEKLINVLWRPYDDDDDDDDDPHIKRNLKELTKNPLNTLLLCVLFEDFSGILPNNRTQLYVEIVLFVLRRYEMKNHLPSSGKDLLIVYKKELMTLGRMAQESLFKGEQHFEDVEGNFKESLFIKFGFLSIQAGGSKRTPGFRYSFFHKSFQEFFSGLHLAFSILDGAIDMRSVLTDERYFHQLNQVFMFMSGIIASQSEETAVSIVTSVASLASVTGRRSPTDPNSYLKLALDLIEECKTCSENLYTKLVYAFGKSLDLTEIRTDLVSRTRIATFSQVLTVNTSLTTLHLSHNSIGAEGATSLSQALAVNTSLTTLNLSGNSIDAEGATSLSQALAINTSLTTLTLFGNSIGAEGATSLARALAVNTSLTTLNLSDNSIGDEGAASLSQALAVNTSLTTLHLYGTSISAEGATSLSQALAVNTSLTTLNLSDNFLGDEGAASLSQALAVNTSLTTLHLYGTSISAEGATSLSQALAVNTSLTTLNLSVNSIGAEGATSLSQALAVNTSLTTLDLSGNSIIGAEGATSLSQALTVNTSLTTLNFYENSIGDEGATSLSQALAVNTSVTTLDLSYNSIGDEGATSLSWGLAVNTSLSTLYLSYNSIGDKGSTSLSLALSVNTSLSTLLLSYNSIGDEGATSLSRGLAVNTSLSSLYLSYNSIGAPPLSLDSRIELDQ comes from the coding sequence ATGACAAGTATTTTTACATCACACGAAGATTGCCAACATCCACGGTTTGTCCTGATTGAGGGTAAACCCGGCGTGGGAAAGACGACCTACTGCCAAAAGCTGGCATATGATTGGGCAACTAAACAAGACCGCGAATGGGACGAGTCTTTCCCAAGAGTAGAGGTGCTCCTGCTCCTCAGATGTCGTCAAATTAAATATAGCATCTGGGAAGCTATTGACAATCAAATTCTGCTGGAAGAAATTGACCCAGAgttgaaagaaacgtttttccGTTTCGTGCGAGAAAACCCTTCTAAAGTCCTGTTAGTGCTCGATGGATTCAATGAAGCAGACCCCCAAAACCTGGCTGTTTATCTTAGTCTTATTCAGAGAAAACAGCTCCCTGGTTGTCACATTGTTCTTACTTCTCGTCACGAAGCAGAAAATAAAGTAAGACCTTACTCGGACACACTGTTGGAGATTGTGGGATTCAGCCAAAGTGATGCGAAGTGTTTTATAAGGAAGTATTTTCGACACGAAGAACAAATGGCAGAGAAGCTGATAAATGTACTGTGGCGTccgtatgatgatgatgatgatgacgatgatgatccGCATATTAAAAGGAATTTAAAAGAACTGACAAAAAACCCTTTAAATACACTTCTGCTTTGTGTGCTTTTCGAAGATTTTAGTGGCATTCTaccaaacaacagaacacagcTGTACGTAGAGATTGTTCTCTTCGTTTTGAGACGATACGAAATGAAGAACCACTTACCAAGTAGTGGTAAAGACCTTCTAATAGTTTACAAGAAGGAACTGATGACCCTAGGAAGAATGGCGCAAGAATCTCTTTTTAAAGGAGAGCAGCATTTCGAAGACGTCGAAGGGAATTTCAAGGAAAGTCTGTTCATTAAATTTGGCTTTCTCTCGATCCAGGCTGGCGGTAGCAAGAGAACTCCTGGTTTCCGTTATAGCTTCTTTCACAAGAGTTTTCAAGAATTCTTTTCCGGTCTACATCTTGCGTTTTCCATCCTTGATGGAGCAATTGACATGAGGTCAGTTCTGACCGACGAAAGATATTTTCATCAACTAAATCAAGTTTTCATGTTCATGAGTGGAATCATAGCATCGCAATCCGAAGAAACGGCAGTGTCGATTGTAACTAGTGTTGCCTCACTTGCAAGTGTGACAGGCCGCAGATCTCCGACTGACCCGAACTCGTACTTGAAGTTGGCTTTGGACCTCATAGAGGAATGTAAAACTTGCTCAGAAAACCTTTATACTAAGTTAGTTTATGCCTTTGGTAAGAGTCTTGATTTGACTGAAATTCGAACTGACTTGGTATCGCGTACTCGGATTGCTACCTTTTCCCAGGTCCTCACAGTTAACACCTCTCTTACTACTTTGCATTTGTCTcacaactccattggtgctgagggtgctacttcactttcccaggccctcgcagtaaacacctctctcactactttgaatttgtctgGAAACTCCATTGATGCTGaaggtgctacttcactttcccaggctcTCGCAATAAACACCTCCCTCACTACCTTGACTTTGTTTggcaactccattggtgctgagggtgctacttcacttgcccgagccctcgcagtaaacacctccctcactactttgaatttgtctgACAACTCCATTGGTGATGAGGGTGCTGCTTCACTTTCCCaagccctcgcagtaaacacctccctcaCTACTTTGCATTTGTATGGCACCTCCATTAGTGcagagggtgctacttcactttcccaggccctcgcagtaaacacctcccttactactttgaatttgtctgACAACTTCCTTGGTGATGAGGGTGCTGCTTCACTTTCCCaagccctcgcagtaaacacctccctcaCTACTTTGCATTTGTATGGCACCTCCATTAGTGcagagggtgctacttcactttcccaggccctcgcagtaaacacctcccttactactttgaatttgtctgtaaactccattggtgctgagggtgctacttcactttcccaggccctcgcagtaaacacctcccttactactttggatttgtctggCAACTCCATCATaggtgctgagggtgctacttcactttcccaggcccttacagtaaacacctccctcactactttgaatttttatgaaaactccattggtgatgagggtgctacttcactttcccaagccctcgcagtaaacacctccgttactactttggatttgtcttacaactccattggtgatgagggtgctacttcactttcctgGGGCCTCGCAGTGAACACCTCCCTTTCTACTTTGTATTTGTCTTACAACTCCATTGGTGATAAGGGATCTACTTCACTTTCCCTTGCCCTTTCAGTTAATACCTCCCTTTCTACCTTGCTTTTGTCTTACAACTCCATTGGTgatgagggtgctacttcactttcccggggcctcgcagtaaacacctcccttagtTCATTGTATTTGTCTtacaactccattggtgctcCTCCACTTAGTTTAGACTCTCGCATTGAACTTGATCAGTGA
- the LOC138050915 gene encoding uncharacterized protein: MAMIDEGEDLIETGEEVVAKVKQFLQSGCACSKGPKGGPCSRQFSEDTVLANLNNCLELTHGELDLVILANIQAFTSIEVVGEKRKRCLRSSFSFQSRTICKDMFLNLYGISYSRFRRLKEHYEENGVSLRVHGNRKRLPHNAVPQSVTEEVKNFLSNFVEENAVLLLGRIPGFKNDDIKLLSSSETKMSVWREYKKVCEETEKQSVCYTKFINLWQQFHPSVFVAKPMSDLCITCQQNTSKLVRSANLPDGEKTQCVLVQQEHLNCVQTERDLYKRVCQEAKTIFEEIEGRVDLDQQHGVCTLDITMHYLFDFAQQIHIPSNPMQPGPIYFKTPRKCGIFGVMCEAIPRQVNYLIDEASAVGKGANTTISYMHHYFQNHGLGETRVHLHADNCSGQNKNNYFIWYLSWRTILKLHESVNYSFLIAGHTKFGPHRWFGLIKRAYKVNFVSSLYEFADMVDTSSTVGINKSQLVGTHDGRVIVPVFNWSSYLERYFIKVPHIKKYHHFRFSKDEPGKLYFKEFSNSPEQSLMLLKNRTMLPPESALPSEISPEGLSEERKQYLFCEIRQFCKHGTEDLVAPAP; encoded by the coding sequence ATGGCTATGATTGATGAAGGTGAAGATTTAATTGAAACAGGAGAAGAAGTCGTTGCGAAAGTAAAGCAGTTTTTGCAATCTGGATGCGCGTGCAGTAAGGGCCCGAAAGGTGGGCCGTGTTCGCGTCAGTTCTCGGAGGACACTGTGCTCGCGAATCTAAACAACTGTCTGGAGCTAACCCATGGCGAACTGGATTTAGTCATACTGGCTAACATCCAAGCATTTACAAGTATAGAAGTAGTTGGAGAGAAGAGAAAACGATGTTTGCGAAGTAGTTTTAGCTTTCAGTCAAGAACCATCTGCAAAGATATGTTTTTAAACCTCTATGGGATCAGTTATTCTCGATTCCGTAGACTGAAAGAACATTACGAAGAAAACGGTGTATCTTTAAGGGTCCATGGGAACCGAAAGAGACTACCACACAACGCTGTTCCGCAGTCCGTGACCGAAGAAGTGAAGAACTTCCTGAGCAATTTCGTCGAGGAAAATGCCGTACTTCTACTCGGCAGGATCCCTGGTTTCAAGAATGATGACATCAAGCTGTTATCttcaagtgaaaccaaaatgtCTGTGTGGCGTGAGTACAAAAAAGTATGTGAGGAAACAGAAAAGCAATCCGTCTGCTACACTAAATTTATCAATCTGTGGCAGCAGTTTCACCCGTCTGTGTTTGTTGCGAAGCCTATGTCCGATCTGTGTATAACCTGCCAGCAAAATACATCTAAACTGGTTCGATCTGCCAACCTTCCGGACGGGGAAAAGACTCAGTGTGTCCTGGTTCAGCAAGAACATTTGAACTGTGTGCAAACGGAAAGAGATTTGTATAAAAGGGTCTGCCAAGAAgcgaaaacaatttttgaagaaattgaAGGAAGAGTCGACTTGGATCAACAACATGGAGTCTGTACCCTCGACATCACAATGCATTACTTGTTTGATTTCGCGCAGCAAATCCATATTCCCAGCAATCCAATGCAACCGGGACccatttattttaagaccccACGCAAATGTGGAATTTTTGGTGTCATGTGCGAGGCGATTCCTAGACAGGTGAACTATTTGATTGACGAAGCAAGTGCCGTTGGCAAAGGAGCTAACACTACTATCAGTTACATGCATCATTACTTTCAAAACCACGGACTTGGTGAGACTCGGGTACATCTTCACGCTGACAACTGTtcaggacaaaacaaaaacaattattttatctGGTATTTATCGTGGAGAACAATCCTTAAGCTCCACGAATCTGTTAATTATTCTTTTCTTATTGCTGGGCATACTAAATTTGGACCGCATCGCTGGTTCGGACTCATCAAGAGAGCGTATAAAGTGAACTTTGTTTCTTCTCTTTACGAGTTTGCCGACATGGTGGATACGTCCAGCACCGTTGGAATCAATAAATCCCAGCTGGTTGGCACACATGATGGAAGAGTCATTGTGCCTGTGTTCAACTGGTCCTCGTATCTCGAGCGATACTTCATCAAAGTTCCACACATAAAAAAATACCATCACTTCAGATTTTCCAAAGACGAGccaggaaaactttatttcaaagaatTCAGTAATTCTCCAGAACAATCCTTGATGCTCTTGAAGAACCGCACTATGCTGCCACCTGAATCTGCGCTCCCATCAGAGATCAGTCCTGAGGGATTAAGTGAAGAACGGAAACAGTACCTCTTTTGCGAGATACGGCAATTTTGCAAGCACGGGACAGAAGATCTTGTTGCTCCAGCGCCCTGA